A stretch of Fulvia fulva chromosome 4, complete sequence DNA encodes these proteins:
- a CDS encoding RNA polymerase II subunit A C-terminal domain phosphatase ssu72: MASDPRRRAPPPPPPPPEPQPEHATLPPQMDGSTDPEPVPRAESQQPNTQPEQKQDGGYKLKFCTVCASNNNRSMEAHLRLTTAPNGPYPTISFGTGSLVRLPGPSISQPNVYNFNSTSYEAMYNELAGKDSRLYKANGILPMLERNKNVKWGPERWQDWKVGIPRVGKRWQTQDGAEQGGAEAEYKDDKGYQGTEAGTVDIVITCEERCWDAVVDDLLTRGAPLNRPVHVFNVDIKDNHEEALVGGRAILELADALNQAAQQERDVSGNVNGFDAGQAGARAGFDEKVPEVLAAWQDRWPNLPALWTLAWL; this comes from the exons ATGGCCTCCGATCCGCGACGAAGGGCGCCGCCGCCTCCACCACCACCGCCCGAACCACAACCCGAACACGCGACACTCCCACCACAGATGGACGGCTCTACCGATCCAGAGCCCGTGCCCCGAGCAGAATCGCAACAACCAAACACACAGCCTGAGCAGAAGCAGGATGGTGGCTACAAATTGAAGTTCTGCACAGTATGCGCTTCAAATAACAACAG ATCAATGGAAGCACATCTACGTCTCACGACCGCACCTAATGGTCCCTACCCAACCATATCCTTCGGCACAGGCTCCCTCGTTCGACTACCTGGGCCATCAATATCTCAGCCAAACGTCTACAACTTTAACTCCACATCCTACGAAGCCATGTACAACGAATTGGCCGGCAAAGACAGCCGACTATACAAAGCCAACGGCATTCTACCAATGCTCGAGCGCAACAAGAACGTCAAATGGGGCCCCGAGCGATGGCAAGACTGGAAAGTGGGGATACCGCGAGTTGGCAAGAGGTGGCAGACCCAGGATGGCGCAGAGCAAGGCGGAGCAGAAGCCGAGTACAAGGACGACAAGGGCTACCAGGGCACAGAGGCAGGCACGGTAGACATTGTGATCACGTGCGAGGAGAGGTGCTGGGATGCAGTGGTAGATGACCTACTCACGAGAGGTGCTCCGCTAAACCGGCCGGTACACGTCTTCAATGTGGATATTAAGGACAATCACGAGGAGGCGCTAGTCGGTGGGAGGGCGATCTTGGAGCTGGCGGATGCACTGAATCAGGCGGCGCAGCAGGAGCGGGACGTCAGTGGGAATGTGAATGGCTTTGATGCTGGTCAGGCTGGTGCAAGGGCTGGTTTTGACGAGAAAGTGCCGGAGGTGCTGGCTGCGTGGCAGG